A section of the Stenotrophomonas sp. 364 genome encodes:
- a CDS encoding EAL domain-containing protein, translated as MVSAALAQALGALLPGDAQVALAWSDPGLGEGCQADPVPAQDPAALLEALLGGATGAEAALRRWQDHGSELAVQALTADGGVPDQAWWDIARRALQDAVALARQRAQIRSLETSKRLQQALYEIADLAGADLEMADMLRHFHRVLNSLMYAQNCYIVEYDDVRRRVRFLYFADQRDSFVADPDRSYEEHEMPRSLTFALLRHGQPLSGPSNELLAAMNDEYDPSRGPESLDWLGVPMLREGRVCGAIVVQSYEQRVRYNEADRTLLGYVAQHILTAMDRRQAQVQLERQVERRTLELQRANRSLQDEVVERRRAEKLQLALFNIAEMAMSAESLAQFYVQVHGVVGTLLDARNFYIALVNEGGDGLDFVYSVDEYNASRAPRPFSQGLTEFIVRNRQPLLASREHIDALRDAGRVREFGARSHCWLGVPLLSDDDVVGVIVVQSYSPEVSFTAHDQRLLTFVAQNIGNGLARQRDQERLRNAHAELEKRVDERTRELAEVNDKLLGQIGERLRAEQRLTHQAMHDALTGLPNRLHLLDRLEDAIARARVPDGPRFAVLFLDLDRFKLVNDSIGHAAGDQMLVEVAKRIVSMIGPGDVVARLGGDEFAIVLQCDHGLDSAREFAQRMLVALEESMWVKGRELFPSGSLGIAMWNPRYRNGEELVRDADAAMYRAKAQGKDRCAVFDEAMREEALRSLDLEADLRRAIINRDFLPYYQPIVRLSDGAVVGYEALLRWRHERRGLLLPSAFLDLGEESGLIEQVDWLLYEDVIGQLAKGGEGYLSVNVSPRHFRSADFSARLFGLIEAAGADPHRLRLEITEVALLDDGPRTLRILQALRERGVLVQLDDFGTGFSALSYLHRFPISTLKIDQSFIAGLHGQDMQSTYALVQGVLSLARTLGIETVGEGIENDAQRQTLLQLGCDYGQGYLLGRPAPMDTFAG; from the coding sequence GTGGTTTCCGCTGCGCTTGCGCAGGCGTTGGGCGCGCTGTTGCCCGGCGATGCGCAGGTGGCGCTGGCCTGGTCCGATCCAGGCCTGGGGGAAGGCTGCCAGGCCGATCCTGTCCCCGCTCAGGACCCCGCCGCGCTGCTGGAGGCCCTGCTGGGCGGTGCCACCGGGGCCGAGGCCGCGCTGCGTCGCTGGCAGGACCACGGCAGCGAACTGGCCGTGCAGGCGCTGACCGCCGACGGTGGCGTGCCCGACCAGGCCTGGTGGGACATCGCCCGGCGGGCGTTGCAGGACGCGGTAGCCCTGGCCCGGCAGCGGGCACAGATCCGCTCACTGGAAACGTCCAAACGGCTGCAGCAGGCGCTGTACGAGATTGCCGACCTGGCCGGCGCGGACCTGGAAATGGCCGACATGCTGCGCCACTTCCACCGCGTGCTCAATTCGTTGATGTACGCGCAGAACTGCTACATCGTCGAGTACGACGACGTGCGCCGACGGGTGCGCTTCCTGTACTTCGCCGACCAGCGCGACAGCTTCGTGGCCGACCCCGACCGCAGCTACGAAGAACACGAAATGCCGCGCAGCCTGACGTTCGCGCTGCTGCGCCACGGGCAGCCGCTGAGCGGGCCGTCCAACGAGCTGCTGGCGGCGATGAACGACGAATACGACCCCAGCCGCGGGCCGGAAAGCCTGGACTGGCTCGGCGTTCCGATGCTGCGCGAGGGCCGCGTGTGCGGAGCCATCGTGGTGCAGAGCTACGAGCAGCGGGTGCGCTACAACGAGGCCGATCGCACCCTGCTGGGCTACGTGGCCCAGCACATCCTCACCGCGATGGACCGCCGCCAGGCCCAGGTGCAGCTGGAACGCCAGGTGGAGCGGCGCACGCTGGAACTGCAGCGCGCCAACCGCAGCCTGCAGGACGAGGTAGTAGAACGCCGCCGCGCCGAGAAGCTGCAGCTGGCGTTGTTCAACATCGCTGAAATGGCGATGAGCGCCGAGAGCCTGGCGCAGTTCTACGTGCAGGTGCATGGCGTGGTGGGCACGCTGCTGGATGCACGCAATTTCTACATCGCCCTGGTCAACGAAGGCGGTGACGGGCTGGATTTCGTGTACTCGGTGGATGAGTACAACGCGTCGCGCGCGCCGCGTCCGTTCAGCCAGGGCCTGACCGAGTTCATCGTGCGCAACCGGCAGCCGCTGCTGGCCTCGCGCGAGCACATCGACGCCCTGCGTGACGCCGGGCGGGTACGCGAGTTCGGTGCGCGCTCGCATTGCTGGCTGGGCGTGCCGCTGTTGAGCGACGACGACGTGGTCGGGGTGATCGTGGTGCAGAGCTACTCGCCGGAGGTGAGCTTCACCGCGCACGACCAGCGCCTGCTTACCTTCGTGGCGCAGAACATCGGCAACGGCCTGGCCCGCCAGCGCGACCAGGAGCGCCTGCGCAACGCGCACGCCGAGCTGGAAAAACGCGTGGACGAGCGCACCCGCGAGTTGGCCGAGGTGAACGACAAGCTGCTCGGGCAGATCGGCGAGCGCCTGCGCGCCGAGCAGCGCCTGACCCACCAGGCCATGCACGACGCGCTGACCGGGTTGCCCAACCGGCTGCATCTGCTGGACCGGCTGGAAGATGCCATCGCGCGCGCGCGGGTGCCCGACGGGCCGCGCTTTGCGGTGCTGTTCCTGGACCTGGACCGCTTCAAGCTGGTCAACGACAGCATCGGCCATGCGGCCGGTGACCAGATGCTGGTCGAGGTGGCCAAGCGGATCGTGTCGATGATCGGCCCCGGCGACGTGGTGGCGCGGTTGGGCGGCGATGAGTTCGCCATCGTGCTGCAGTGCGACCACGGCCTGGATTCGGCGCGCGAATTCGCGCAGCGGATGCTGGTGGCGCTGGAAGAGTCGATGTGGGTGAAGGGGCGTGAACTGTTTCCGTCCGGCAGCCTGGGCATCGCGATGTGGAACCCGCGCTACCGCAATGGCGAGGAACTGGTTCGTGATGCCGACGCGGCGATGTACCGGGCCAAGGCTCAGGGCAAGGACCGCTGTGCGGTGTTCGACGAGGCCATGCGCGAAGAAGCCCTGCGCAGCCTGGATCTGGAAGCGGATCTGCGCCGGGCGATCATCAACCGCGACTTCCTGCCGTATTACCAGCCGATCGTGCGGTTGTCCGACGGCGCGGTGGTGGGCTACGAAGCGCTGCTGCGCTGGCGCCACGAACGCCGTGGGCTGCTGCTGCCGAGTGCGTTCCTCGACCTTGGCGAGGAAAGCGGTCTGATCGAGCAGGTGGACTGGCTGCTGTACGAAGACGTGATTGGGCAGCTCGCGAAGGGGGGCGAGGGCTATCTGTCGGTGAACGTGTCGCCGCGGCATTTCCGTTCGGCCGATTTCAGCGCCCGCCTGTTCGGGCTGATCGAGGCGGCTGGGGCCGACCCACACCGGCTGCGCCTGGAGATTACCGAAGTGGCGCTGCTCGACGACGGCCCGCGCACGCTGCGCATCCTGCAGGCGCTGCGTGAGCGCGGCGTGCTGGTGCAGCTGGATGATTTCGGTACGGGCTTCTCGGCGCTGTCCTACCTGCACCGGTTCCCGATTTCGACGTTGAAGATCGACCAGAGTTTCATCGCCGGCCTGCACGGCCAAGACATGCAGAGCACCTACGCGCTGGTGCAGGGCGTGCTGTCGCTGGCCCGCACGCTGGGCATCGAGACGGTGGGGGAGGGCATCGAAAACGATGCCCAGCGCCAGACCCTGCTGCAGCTGGGCTGCGACTACGGCCAGGGCTATCTGCTGGGTCGCCCCGCGCCCATGGACACCTTCGCAGGGTAG
- a CDS encoding TIGR00730 family Rossman fold protein gives MKSICVYCGSNPGSKPIYTERAIALGDRIARDGLRLVYGGGNVGLMGTVANAVLAGGGEVTGVIPQQLADWEVAHRGLTELEIVGSMHERKSRMFELSDAFVALPGGFGTMEEIFEMLTWRQLGIGNKPCAFLDVDGFYAPLIGMIDRMVEERFLHPEQRADLWYGADIDAMLDWMRAYEPAQASKWIDEKRRAALV, from the coding sequence ATGAAGTCGATTTGCGTTTACTGTGGCTCCAACCCCGGCAGCAAGCCGATCTACACCGAACGCGCCATCGCGCTGGGCGACCGCATCGCCCGCGACGGCCTGCGCCTGGTCTATGGCGGCGGCAACGTCGGCCTGATGGGCACCGTAGCCAATGCTGTGCTGGCCGGCGGCGGCGAAGTGACCGGCGTGATCCCGCAGCAGCTGGCCGACTGGGAAGTGGCCCACCGCGGCCTGACCGAGCTGGAGATCGTCGGCTCGATGCACGAGCGCAAGTCGCGCATGTTCGAGCTGTCCGACGCGTTCGTGGCCCTGCCCGGTGGCTTCGGCACCATGGAAGAGATCTTTGAGATGCTCACCTGGCGCCAGCTCGGCATCGGCAACAAGCCGTGCGCGTTCCTGGACGTCGACGGTTTCTACGCACCGCTGATCGGCATGATCGACCGCATGGTCGAAGAGCGCTTCCTGCACCCGGAACAGCGTGCGGACCTCTGGTACGGCGCGGACATCGACGCCATGCTGGACTGGATGCGCGCGTATGAGCCGGCGCAGGCATCCAAGTGGATCGACGAGAAGCGTCGCGCCGCATTGGTGTGA